One Mycolicibacterium fortuitum subsp. fortuitum genomic window carries:
- a CDS encoding APC family permease, with protein MADLAEAAEGRLRRALGLPSLVLFGLVYMVPLTVFTTYGIVTQTTGGRLSVAYLVTLAAMVFTARSYARMAVAYPVAGSAYTYTQRSFGAPVGFLAGWSLLLDYLFLPMINYLVIGIYLNAAVPAIPGWVFVVLSIAAVTLLNIVGIVSVARANLVIIAIQAIFIVTFLVLACSKVFSLGAVDLLAPIHGDGGATGFSPVLAGAAILCLSFLGFDAVSTLSEEAKDPKRSVPQAIMIATVVAGVIFVVLSYLGQLVFPSNEFTDVESGSLDLMLTAGGQFLQTFFTAAYVAGALGSAIASQASVARILYAMGRDGVLPRSFFGHVSPRFATPVYAILAVSAVSLLATVISLTTLASVISFGALVAFSVVNLSVIKHYFVDRRECDGVGLISNLVLPLIGFLLTVWLWTSLSGLTLVIGLSWLAAGFVWLAGVTRGFQRPTPVLDLKE; from the coding sequence ATGGCCGATTTGGCTGAGGCCGCCGAGGGGCGGTTGCGCCGCGCGCTCGGGCTGCCGTCACTGGTGCTGTTCGGGCTGGTCTACATGGTGCCGCTCACGGTGTTCACCACCTATGGCATCGTCACCCAGACCACCGGCGGCAGGCTGTCTGTCGCATACCTGGTGACCCTGGCCGCCATGGTGTTCACCGCGCGGTCCTACGCCAGAATGGCGGTCGCCTATCCGGTTGCGGGGTCTGCATATACCTACACCCAGAGGTCATTCGGTGCGCCGGTCGGATTCCTCGCCGGCTGGTCACTGCTGCTGGATTACCTGTTCCTGCCGATGATCAACTACCTGGTGATCGGCATCTATCTCAACGCCGCGGTACCGGCGATCCCCGGATGGGTGTTCGTCGTGCTGTCCATCGCGGCGGTAACGCTGCTCAACATCGTCGGCATCGTGTCGGTGGCGCGGGCGAATCTCGTCATCATCGCGATACAGGCGATCTTCATCGTGACGTTCTTGGTGCTGGCCTGCTCCAAGGTCTTCAGTCTGGGCGCAGTGGATCTGCTGGCACCCATCCATGGTGACGGCGGCGCAACCGGATTCAGCCCCGTGCTGGCCGGCGCGGCCATCCTGTGCCTGTCGTTTCTGGGGTTCGACGCGGTGTCGACTTTGTCGGAGGAAGCCAAGGATCCCAAACGGTCCGTCCCGCAGGCGATCATGATCGCCACCGTGGTGGCAGGGGTGATCTTTGTGGTGCTGTCCTATCTCGGACAGCTGGTTTTCCCCTCCAACGAGTTCACCGATGTCGAGTCGGGATCGCTGGATCTGATGCTGACGGCTGGCGGGCAGTTCCTTCAGACCTTCTTCACGGCGGCCTATGTCGCCGGTGCGCTCGGATCCGCGATCGCGTCGCAGGCGTCCGTGGCGCGGATCCTGTACGCCATGGGGCGCGACGGGGTCCTGCCGCGCTCGTTCTTCGGCCACGTGTCGCCACGGTTTGCCACCCCGGTGTACGCGATCCTGGCGGTGTCAGCCGTGTCATTGCTGGCCACCGTGATCAGCCTGACCACCCTGGCATCGGTTATCAGTTTCGGTGCACTGGTGGCGTTTTCGGTAGTCAACCTGTCGGTGATCAAACACTATTTCGTCGACCGCCGGGAGTGTGACGGGGTGGGGCTGATCAGCAATCTCGTGCTGCCCTTGATCGGCTTCCTGTTGACCGTGTGGCTATGGACCAGTTTGTCCGGCCTGACGTTGGTCATCGGTTTGTCTTGGCTGGCAGCGGGATTCGTGTGGCTGGCCGGGGTTACCCGTGGTTTCCAGCGTCCGACACCGGTACTGGACCTGAAGGAGTAA
- a CDS encoding agmatine deiminase family protein, with protein sequence MPAEGAPQDRVWMAFPCEGYSLGDTDQARHEARSTWAAVAHAVAQFEPVTMLVDPAELAVAKRYISQGIELIEAPLNDAWMRDIGPTFVHADDGSVAAVDWTFNGWGAQDWARWDRDAEIGAMVGELAGVTVVPSALVNEGGGIQTDGHGTVLVTETVQLDPHRNPGATKVGVEAELARTIGATDVVWLPYGLTRDSQRYGTRGHVDIVAAMPAPGRLLLHTQRDESHPDSLVCKGIRSVVDGAFDIVEMPAPATLTDADGYVDYSYINHLVVNGGVIACAFDDPHDADARAILAEQYPGREVVAVDARPLFERGGGIHCITQQQPSPLRKEAVA encoded by the coding sequence ATGCCCGCCGAGGGCGCACCGCAGGACCGGGTGTGGATGGCCTTCCCATGTGAGGGCTACTCGCTCGGCGACACCGATCAGGCGCGCCATGAGGCCCGTTCCACCTGGGCCGCTGTGGCTCATGCCGTGGCGCAGTTCGAACCGGTCACCATGCTTGTCGACCCGGCCGAGCTCGCGGTCGCGAAACGTTATATCTCTCAAGGCATCGAGCTCATCGAGGCGCCGTTGAACGACGCCTGGATGCGGGATATCGGTCCCACGTTCGTCCATGCCGACGACGGTTCGGTGGCCGCCGTCGACTGGACGTTCAACGGTTGGGGCGCCCAGGACTGGGCACGTTGGGACCGCGACGCCGAGATCGGGGCGATGGTGGGCGAACTCGCGGGCGTCACCGTCGTGCCGTCCGCTCTCGTCAACGAGGGCGGTGGCATCCAGACCGATGGGCACGGCACGGTGCTGGTCACCGAGACCGTGCAACTCGACCCGCACCGTAATCCCGGTGCCACCAAGGTCGGTGTGGAGGCCGAGCTGGCGCGCACCATCGGCGCGACCGACGTGGTGTGGCTGCCCTACGGGCTGACTCGCGACAGCCAGCGCTACGGCACGCGCGGTCACGTCGACATCGTCGCAGCGATGCCCGCTCCGGGTCGTCTGCTCCTGCACACCCAACGAGACGAATCTCATCCGGACAGCCTGGTGTGCAAAGGGATCCGGTCGGTCGTCGACGGCGCGTTCGACATCGTGGAAATGCCCGCACCTGCCACCCTTACCGATGCCGACGGTTACGTCGATTACAGCTACATCAACCACCTGGTCGTCAACGGCGGCGTGATTGCCTGCGCATTCGATGATCCCCATGACGCAGATGCGCGGGCGATCCTGGCCGAGCAGTACCCCGGCCGCGAGGTGGTGGCCGTCGACGCCCGCCCACTCTTCGAGCGTGGCGGTGGAATCCATTGCATCACCCAACAACAGCCGTCCCCGCTCCGGAAGGAGGCCGTCGCATGA
- a CDS encoding MarR family winged helix-turn-helix transcriptional regulator: MAPEAPQLADFLCFAIYSANLAYGKAYKQILDKEGITYTQYIALVALSEQDHQTVGSLGEKLFLESNTLTPILKKLETLGYVTRQRDPDDERQVIVSLTDAGRALRAQTLEMDLIAATGLSLDELKTMQRGVSRLRDNLRNYSRSAIDPAATA, from the coding sequence ATGGCACCCGAGGCTCCGCAACTCGCTGATTTCCTGTGCTTCGCGATCTACTCGGCCAACCTGGCGTACGGCAAGGCCTACAAACAGATCCTGGACAAAGAGGGCATCACGTATACGCAGTACATCGCCCTCGTCGCGCTGTCCGAACAGGACCACCAGACCGTCGGCAGCCTCGGGGAGAAGCTGTTCTTGGAGTCCAACACGCTTACTCCGATCCTCAAGAAGCTCGAAACGCTGGGTTATGTGACGCGGCAACGCGATCCGGACGACGAGCGTCAGGTGATCGTCAGCCTCACCGACGCCGGGCGGGCCCTTCGGGCGCAGACCCTGGAGATGGACCTGATCGCGGCGACAGGCTTGTCACTGGACGAGCTCAAGACCATGCAACGCGGGGTGTCCAGGTTGCGGGACAACCTGCGTAACTACTCGCGATCCGCCATTGATCCTGCGGCCACGGCGTGA
- a CDS encoding organic hydroperoxide resistance protein encodes MTTSQTDNVLYTAQTHTTGGRQGEAYSSDGNLDIQLTPPGGNGSGTNPEQLFAAGWSACFLSAMGLTAGKHNVKLPAETAVDAEVDLLNADGAFSLRARLNVTIPGVDRETAQAIADDAHQVCPYSKATRGNIDVTISVA; translated from the coding sequence GTGACCACCAGCCAGACCGACAACGTGCTCTACACCGCCCAGACCCACACCACCGGCGGCCGCCAGGGTGAGGCCTACAGCTCCGACGGGAATCTCGACATCCAGCTCACCCCGCCCGGCGGAAACGGTTCCGGCACCAACCCCGAGCAGCTGTTCGCCGCCGGCTGGTCGGCGTGCTTCCTGAGCGCCATGGGCCTGACCGCGGGAAAGCACAACGTAAAGCTGCCCGCCGAGACCGCCGTGGACGCCGAGGTGGACCTGCTCAACGCCGACGGGGCTTTCTCACTGCGGGCACGGCTGAACGTGACCATCCCGGGTGTCGATCGGGAGACCGCCCAGGCCATCGCCGATGACGCACACCAGGTGTGCCCGTACTCGAAGGCCACCCGCGGCAACATCGACGTCACCATCAGCGTGGCCTGA
- a CDS encoding YeiH family protein, with amino-acid sequence MTSTEERSQERSPKLGYAVAGVLVVIALGAATRFLETEVPHWAAGTPLARVAKSVEFPVYAIALGLIGNVVLAKFALRDALSTGFRTEFFIKTGLVLLGASINLKVLATAAGPAIIQALLLISIVFGFTWWLGGRLGLDDKLRALLASAVSICGVSAAIAAAGAVQARKEQLAYAASLVIVFALPSIFLLPWLADVFGLSDAVAGAWIGGNIDTTAAVAAAGTIAGENALQIATIVKTTQNALIGIVAIALTAYFALKVERRTDTPDPAVARPSLREFWDRFPKFVLGFIAASVVGTLYLQFAADGKSAIATVNDLRTWFLIFAFVAIGLEFSLRGLKEAGWRPIVLFAAATVVNIVVALGLASILFGGLFGTFGTG; translated from the coding sequence ATGACCAGCACCGAAGAACGCTCCCAAGAGCGCTCACCGAAGCTCGGCTACGCCGTCGCCGGCGTCCTGGTGGTCATCGCGTTGGGTGCGGCAACCCGGTTCCTGGAGACCGAGGTGCCCCACTGGGCCGCAGGCACACCATTGGCCAGGGTTGCCAAATCAGTCGAATTCCCGGTCTACGCAATTGCTCTCGGACTCATCGGCAACGTCGTCCTGGCCAAGTTCGCCCTGCGCGATGCACTCTCCACAGGATTTCGGACCGAGTTCTTCATCAAGACCGGCCTGGTCCTGCTCGGAGCGTCGATCAATCTGAAGGTGCTCGCCACAGCCGCGGGACCGGCGATCATCCAAGCGCTCCTTCTGATTTCGATCGTCTTCGGATTCACTTGGTGGTTGGGTGGACGGCTCGGCCTCGACGACAAGCTGCGAGCTCTGCTGGCCTCGGCGGTCTCCATCTGCGGGGTGAGCGCGGCCATCGCCGCCGCCGGCGCGGTTCAGGCCCGCAAAGAGCAGTTGGCCTACGCCGCATCACTGGTCATCGTCTTCGCACTCCCCTCGATCTTCCTGCTGCCCTGGCTGGCCGACGTGTTCGGACTGTCCGACGCGGTTGCCGGGGCCTGGATCGGCGGCAACATCGACACCACCGCCGCCGTGGCCGCCGCAGGCACGATCGCCGGTGAGAATGCACTGCAGATCGCCACGATCGTCAAAACCACGCAGAACGCGCTGATCGGCATCGTCGCCATCGCCCTCACCGCGTACTTCGCCCTCAAGGTCGAGCGACGAACTGACACACCTGACCCAGCTGTGGCACGCCCGTCCCTGCGCGAATTCTGGGACCGTTTCCCGAAGTTCGTGCTCGGCTTCATCGCCGCATCTGTCGTCGGCACGCTGTATCTACAGTTCGCGGCCGACGGCAAATCCGCCATCGCCACGGTCAACGACCTACGCACCTGGTTCCTGATCTTCGCCTTCGTGGCGATCGGGCTGGAGTTCTCGCTGCGAGGCCTCAAAGAGGCCGGTTGGCGGCCCATCGTGCTGTTCGCGGCCGCGACCGTGGTCAACATCGTGGTGGCGCTCGGGTTGGCCTCTATCCTGTTCGGCGGTTTGTTCGGCACCTTCGGCACGGGCTAG
- a CDS encoding universal stress protein translates to MRQGPLAGRYPAVAAMVTLALIPYLALSAAVDPLVPIISEQLSLSAQTMSLGFGLGNAAYAVGTVLAVQFAQHLPQRRMLLAYAVVLVLGSVIAASAVNGAMFIGGHILQGLATSMLLIAAAPPLTIGFPRDKLRHTAVIMNMCVFGAVALGPFIGGAQAEALAWRPLFWIVAGVAVLALIMAALTFEDAPPADLDAPRDLRAIALASVGCAAAFIGAAQLTSHGFTDPAVIVPILGGLALIVVLIAYQFKAARPLLTVRTMLTSSIPVAGVGVALFAAAASVAATALTAEVFMQTYSPVRVGLLYLPELGGAIVMAFVFGAVISKRSMHYLPLVGMGLLAAGIVMFRLAIPANQPLALIASALTGLALGATVAPALFVAGFSLQSNSLQRVFAIIELLRAVAAFMVAPIFAHFAATAAGGLTAGAGDALWVGFGLAIGGAIFGVAVYVLSGARPQTPDLDQFLDGESPAWYSPPLLARLRPGLPAPIRVPSRDRRPTASEANAMSVAATGPVLFAYDGTARAASAIERAAAELPIGRDAVVVCVWQPVDVGFTPVETTHFDADQATEVRRAAEQTAAHGAALATRASFSARSATVEAAPIWKGIVETAQEHNASLIVVGPHRRSGLLGHLEGSVAGAVVAHSTTPVLVIPEDCRRSSCAEGAAHSNIHAVAAGSMADRE, encoded by the coding sequence GATCCCCTACCTGGCGCTTTCTGCCGCGGTCGATCCGCTGGTGCCGATCATCTCGGAGCAGCTGAGTCTTTCGGCCCAGACCATGAGCCTCGGCTTCGGCCTGGGCAATGCCGCCTATGCCGTGGGCACGGTCCTGGCCGTTCAGTTCGCCCAGCACCTGCCGCAGCGCAGGATGCTGCTGGCGTATGCGGTCGTCCTGGTCCTGGGGTCGGTGATCGCCGCATCGGCGGTCAACGGGGCGATGTTCATCGGCGGACATATCTTGCAAGGCCTGGCCACCAGCATGCTGCTGATCGCCGCGGCACCGCCGCTGACCATCGGCTTCCCGAGGGACAAACTGCGGCACACCGCCGTGATCATGAACATGTGCGTGTTCGGCGCCGTCGCGCTCGGCCCGTTCATCGGCGGCGCACAGGCCGAGGCCCTCGCGTGGCGACCGCTGTTCTGGATCGTCGCCGGGGTCGCGGTGTTGGCCTTGATCATGGCGGCCCTGACCTTCGAGGATGCGCCGCCCGCCGATCTCGACGCACCACGTGATCTCCGTGCCATCGCCCTGGCGTCGGTCGGCTGCGCCGCCGCATTCATCGGCGCCGCCCAACTGACCAGCCACGGTTTCACCGATCCCGCCGTTATCGTGCCGATCCTCGGTGGCCTGGCGCTGATCGTGGTGCTCATCGCCTACCAGTTCAAGGCTGCTCGCCCGCTGCTCACGGTCCGCACGATGCTGACCAGTTCGATTCCGGTGGCCGGCGTGGGTGTCGCGCTGTTCGCGGCGGCCGCGTCGGTGGCAGCGACTGCGCTGACGGCCGAGGTCTTCATGCAGACCTACAGTCCGGTCCGGGTGGGGTTGCTCTATCTACCGGAACTCGGCGGTGCCATCGTGATGGCCTTCGTATTCGGCGCCGTCATCTCCAAGCGGTCGATGCACTACCTTCCGCTCGTCGGGATGGGTCTGCTCGCCGCGGGCATCGTGATGTTTCGGCTCGCGATTCCGGCGAACCAGCCGCTGGCCCTCATCGCGTCGGCGCTGACCGGGCTTGCGTTGGGCGCCACCGTCGCACCGGCATTGTTCGTCGCCGGGTTCTCGTTGCAGTCCAACAGCCTTCAGCGGGTGTTCGCGATCATCGAGTTGCTGCGGGCCGTGGCCGCCTTCATGGTGGCGCCGATCTTCGCCCACTTCGCGGCCACGGCGGCAGGCGGTCTCACGGCGGGTGCCGGGGACGCACTGTGGGTCGGGTTCGGGCTCGCCATCGGCGGCGCCATTTTCGGAGTGGCCGTCTACGTGCTCAGTGGTGCCCGGCCCCAGACACCCGACCTCGACCAGTTCCTCGACGGTGAATCGCCGGCCTGGTACTCACCGCCACTGCTGGCGCGGCTCCGTCCCGGCTTGCCCGCACCGATCCGCGTACCAAGCCGTGACCGGCGGCCGACGGCATCGGAGGCGAATGCGATGTCTGTTGCCGCCACCGGACCGGTGTTGTTCGCCTACGACGGAACAGCACGTGCCGCCTCCGCCATCGAACGCGCCGCAGCCGAACTGCCGATCGGTCGCGACGCCGTGGTGGTGTGCGTCTGGCAACCGGTGGATGTCGGATTCACGCCGGTCGAGACGACGCATTTCGACGCCGACCAGGCGACGGAGGTACGACGGGCCGCCGAGCAGACGGCTGCTCACGGCGCAGCGCTGGCCACCAGAGCGAGTTTCTCCGCCCGCAGCGCGACCGTCGAAGCGGCGCCCATCTGGAAAGGCATCGTCGAGACCGCGCAGGAACACAACGCCAGCCTGATCGTGGTCGGCCCGCACCGGCGCAGCGGACTGCTGGGCCACCTGGAAGGCAGCGTGGCCGGCGCCGTCGTCGCACACTCCACCACCCCGGTCCTGGTCATCCCGGAGGACTGTCGACGTTCATCCTGCGCAGAGGGCGCGGCTCACTCGAACATTCACGCCGTGGCCGCAGGATCAATGGCGGATCGCGAGTAG
- a CDS encoding nitrilase-related carbon-nitrogen hydrolase, with protein sequence MITLTASAPDSLSRSTASQRPPLRVGLVQHRWRPDVDKLTKVLRDGIDRAAGAGATAVFLPEITLLRYPADTPAGRNPGDAAEDLTDGPTFALAAEAAQANGIFVHASLYEKAPAADGLGYNTAILVSPSGELVGRTRKMHIPISAGYYEDTYFRPGPADDDPYPVYDPEGLGARIGLPTCWDEWFPEVARNYSLGGAEMVVYPTAIGSEPVFPAFDTQPLWQQVIVANGISSGLFMVVPNRTGDEGTVSFYGSSFISDPYGRVLVQAPRDEEAVLVADLDLDQRRDWLELFPFLVTRRPDSYGRLTAPVDPAHPYGDGHEATPVVK encoded by the coding sequence ATGATCACGCTCACCGCGAGCGCACCCGACTCGCTGTCGCGCAGTACCGCTTCGCAGCGACCGCCGCTGCGCGTGGGGTTGGTGCAGCACCGTTGGCGTCCTGACGTCGACAAACTCACCAAAGTGCTGCGTGATGGCATCGACCGCGCCGCCGGTGCGGGCGCAACCGCGGTGTTCCTGCCCGAGATCACGCTGCTGCGTTATCCGGCGGACACTCCGGCCGGGCGCAACCCGGGAGACGCGGCCGAGGACCTGACCGACGGTCCGACCTTCGCGCTGGCCGCCGAGGCGGCGCAGGCCAACGGGATCTTCGTGCACGCCTCGCTGTATGAGAAGGCTCCCGCGGCCGATGGTCTGGGCTACAACACCGCGATCCTGGTATCGCCGTCGGGCGAGCTGGTCGGGCGTACCCGCAAGATGCACATCCCGATCTCGGCCGGGTACTACGAGGACACCTACTTTCGGCCGGGTCCCGCGGACGACGACCCGTACCCGGTGTATGACCCCGAGGGGCTGGGCGCGCGGATCGGCCTGCCCACCTGCTGGGACGAATGGTTCCCTGAAGTGGCCCGCAACTATTCGCTCGGTGGCGCCGAGATGGTGGTCTATCCGACCGCGATCGGCTCGGAGCCGGTCTTCCCCGCGTTCGACACCCAGCCGTTGTGGCAGCAGGTGATCGTGGCCAACGGCATCAGCAGCGGCTTGTTCATGGTGGTGCCCAACCGAACCGGCGACGAGGGCACCGTCTCGTTCTACGGCTCGTCGTTCATCTCGGACCCCTACGGCCGCGTGCTGGTGCAGGCGCCGCGCGACGAGGAGGCCGTGCTGGTCGCCGATCTCGACCTGGACCAGCGGCGTGACTGGCTGGAGCTGTTCCCGTTCTTGGTCACCCGCCGCCCCGACAGCTACGGCCGGCTGACCGCTCCCGTCGACCCTGCCCATCCCTACGGTGACGGCCATGAGGCCACGCCGGTCGTGAAATAG
- a CDS encoding heme-binding protein, with the protein MLSRVIAAGTISLSLLAVGAPVAAADEPNCTAADLAGVMAGVRAATSAYLFTHPDVNAFFTSLKGQSNDEMAESVRVYLQDKPQIRAELTGVRQPAIDFRNRCGG; encoded by the coding sequence ATGTTGTCCCGTGTGATCGCCGCAGGCACAATCAGCCTGTCGCTCTTGGCTGTTGGTGCACCTGTGGCCGCGGCGGACGAGCCGAACTGCACCGCCGCCGACCTGGCCGGTGTGATGGCAGGGGTCCGCGCGGCCACGTCGGCGTATCTGTTCACCCATCCCGACGTCAACGCGTTCTTCACCAGTCTCAAGGGTCAGTCCAACGACGAGATGGCTGAATCGGTGCGGGTCTACCTTCAGGACAAGCCGCAGATCCGAGCTGAGCTGACCGGGGTCCGGCAACCGGCGATCGATTTCCGCAACCGCTGCGGCGGGTAG
- a CDS encoding amidohydrolase, which produces MTARNLPPALDAPATLFHGGVIWTPDRTTDAVLVADGAVRAVGAEALAATADRTVDLEGGFLMPSFGDGHAHPLFGGLESAGPAVRPCESIDQIIAAVKEFADSNPDEEWIVGASYDGSLAPDGLFDARWLDVAVPDRPVVLRAWDYHTLWVNSVALQRAGITADTPEPVLGEIPRREDGTPLGTLREWGATDLITAVIPARDESVRIAALGTAADYYLARGVTWVQDAWVEPAELDTYLAAARNGALRMRFNLAFYADPRHFDTQITQYVAARDRVVAVGSPLLTAQTVKFFADGVVENETGALLEPYCSGLHSHGMQLWEGDALAEAARRVDELGLQIHIHAIGDAAVRQALDAIEYVAQQNGPRDRRPVIAHAQLVDDADLGRFAELGVIPNMQPLWAQMDALMTVLTIPRLGAQRADRQYRMRTLENSGAALAFGSDWPVSSGAPLDGIAVAVSRCTSDGEPAGGWTPEEVLPIGAALASYTGAVAYQAFAENDWGHIAPGASADLVWLDRDPRYVSPSELSTVQVRATYLQGAQVYSAEE; this is translated from the coding sequence ATGACCGCCCGCAATCTGCCGCCCGCGCTCGATGCGCCAGCAACCCTTTTCCACGGCGGCGTGATCTGGACGCCCGACCGCACCACCGACGCAGTGCTCGTCGCGGACGGGGCGGTGCGGGCAGTGGGTGCCGAGGCGCTGGCGGCGACGGCGGACCGGACGGTGGACCTCGAGGGTGGATTCCTGATGCCGTCGTTCGGCGACGGACACGCCCACCCGCTGTTCGGTGGCCTGGAATCGGCAGGACCAGCCGTACGGCCATGTGAGTCGATCGACCAGATCATCGCGGCGGTAAAGGAATTCGCGGATTCGAACCCCGATGAGGAATGGATCGTCGGCGCGTCGTACGACGGCAGTCTCGCTCCCGATGGTCTGTTCGATGCGCGCTGGCTCGACGTCGCGGTCCCGGACCGGCCCGTGGTGTTGCGCGCCTGGGACTATCACACCCTGTGGGTCAACTCGGTCGCGCTGCAGCGGGCCGGTATCACCGCCGACACCCCGGAGCCGGTGCTCGGAGAGATCCCGCGTCGCGAGGACGGCACCCCGCTGGGCACGCTGCGGGAATGGGGTGCCACGGACCTGATCACAGCGGTCATACCGGCCCGTGACGAGTCGGTGCGGATCGCCGCACTGGGCACGGCCGCGGACTACTACCTGGCCCGCGGCGTGACGTGGGTGCAGGATGCCTGGGTCGAACCGGCTGAGCTCGACACCTACCTCGCGGCGGCCCGAAACGGTGCCCTGCGGATGCGCTTCAACCTCGCGTTCTACGCCGATCCGCGTCACTTCGACACGCAGATAACGCAATACGTCGCGGCCAGAGACCGGGTCGTTGCGGTGGGTTCGCCGCTGCTGACCGCACAGACGGTGAAGTTCTTCGCCGACGGAGTGGTGGAAAACGAGACCGGGGCCCTTCTCGAGCCCTACTGCTCGGGCCTGCACTCGCACGGCATGCAGTTGTGGGAGGGCGATGCTCTGGCGGAGGCGGCCAGAAGAGTTGACGAGCTGGGCCTGCAGATCCATATCCATGCGATCGGTGATGCCGCGGTCCGCCAGGCCCTGGACGCGATCGAATACGTTGCACAGCAGAATGGTCCGCGCGACCGACGCCCGGTGATCGCGCACGCGCAGCTGGTGGACGACGCCGACCTGGGGCGATTCGCCGAACTCGGGGTGATCCCGAACATGCAGCCGTTGTGGGCGCAGATGGACGCCCTGATGACGGTGCTCACGATCCCGCGCTTGGGAGCCCAGCGCGCGGACCGGCAATACCGGATGCGCACCCTGGAGAACTCCGGTGCGGCACTGGCTTTCGGATCGGATTGGCCGGTCTCCTCCGGTGCACCGTTGGACGGTATCGCGGTCGCAGTGTCACGGTGCACCTCCGACGGTGAGCCGGCGGGTGGGTGGACGCCTGAAGAGGTCCTTCCGATCGGGGCCGCCCTGGCCTCCTATACCGGCGCCGTGGCGTACCAGGCCTTTGCCGAGAACGATTGGGGTCACATCGCACCCGGGGCGAGTGCCGATCTCGTCTGGCTGGACCGTGATCCCAGATATGTCTCCCCGTCGGAATTGTCAACGGTGCAGGTGCGTGCCACCTATCTCCAAGGCGCACAGGTCTATTCGGCCGAAGAATGA
- a CDS encoding TetR/AcrR family transcriptional regulator — protein MGRPPTPILSIDRITSAAMDLVCTTGGFTMPGLARKLKVSPSSLYNHVSGREQIIELLRERAMSEVRLPELHAERPWIDILADIMRSYRSSFARYPQLIPLLTAHAVNSSQALTMYNAIAVTLARGGFNPTDTLRIITLVDNYVLGSALDLTAPDRPWESSPEVGPELTAALDTGAPRPVRADDAFEFGLAVLLRGLVQP, from the coding sequence ATGGGGCGGCCACCGACACCGATCCTGTCGATAGACCGAATCACCAGTGCGGCAATGGATCTCGTCTGCACAACTGGAGGATTCACGATGCCCGGATTGGCCCGCAAGCTCAAGGTCAGCCCGTCGTCGCTGTACAACCACGTGTCCGGGCGCGAGCAGATCATCGAGCTGCTCCGGGAACGGGCGATGTCAGAGGTACGCCTGCCCGAGCTCCACGCCGAGCGGCCATGGATCGACATCCTGGCCGACATCATGCGGTCGTACCGCAGCAGCTTCGCGCGCTACCCGCAGCTGATTCCCCTGCTCACGGCGCACGCGGTCAACAGCAGCCAAGCGCTGACCATGTACAACGCCATCGCCGTCACCCTGGCCCGCGGAGGCTTCAACCCCACCGACACGCTGCGGATCATCACGTTGGTCGACAACTACGTGCTGGGTTCCGCACTGGACCTCACCGCACCCGATCGCCCCTGGGAGTCGAGCCCCGAAGTTGGTCCGGAACTGACCGCGGCCCTCGATACCGGCGCACCCCGGCCCGTACGTGCCGACGATGCGTTCGAGTTCGGCTTGGCGGTACTGCTGCGCGGGCTCGTGCAGCCGTGA